In a single window of the Papaver somniferum cultivar HN1 chromosome 8, ASM357369v1, whole genome shotgun sequence genome:
- the LOC113304345 gene encoding ribosomal RNA processing protein 36 homolog — MEKAGPSKIKFANSNEEDDHQSEDDDSQIEDDDNQSSSEEEEEDLEAAIKRTLADVPMGELHQERSNGFHAVPKKNKGEMKVKRKNKNRPMEMSSKKPVGRFREVIQVPKKVARDPRFESLSGELDTDGFRKRYDFLFESKLPAEKEELRKLMKKSKDPKVIADLKSRISSIDKQLKAGSVKRTDADILRNHKKKEREAAKQGKQPYYLKRSDLREQSLIEQYNQLKASGKLEKFLKDRRKKNAAKDHRYMPYRRPGKDDQPE; from the exons ATGGAAAAAGCTGGTCCatcaaaaatcaaatttgcaaacagtaatgaagaagatgaccacCAGAGTGAAGATGATGATTCCCAGATTGAAGATGATGACAACCAATCTTCTTCAGAAGAAGAG GAAGAAGATTTGGAAGCGGCAATAAAACGTACTCTTGCAGATGTTCCAATGGGAGAGCTTCATCAAGAACGCTCTAATGGGTTTCATGCTGTACCGAAAAAGAACAAAGGAGAGATGAAGGTTAAGCGAAAGAACAAGAATAG GCCAATGGAAATGAGTAGCAAGAAGCCTGTGGGGAGGTTTAGGGAAGTAATTCAAGTTCCAAAAAAG GTGGCACGTGATCCACGATTTGAGTCTTTATCTGGGGAACTTGATACTGATGG ATTTAGAAAGAGATATGATTTCTTGTTTGAGAGTAAGCTTCCTGCTGAGAAAGAG GAACTACGGAAGttgatgaagaaatcaaaagacCCAAAAGTCATTGCTGACTTGAAGAGCCGCATATCTTCCATA GACAAGCAACTAAAAGCAGGGTCAGTGAAGCGTACTGATGCAGATATTCTGCGCAATcataaaaagaaagagagggaagCCGCAAAGCAAGGGAAACAACCATATTATCTTAAGCGAT CGGACTTACGGGAACAAAGTCTTATTGAACAATACAATCAACTCAAG GCTTCTGGCAAGCTTGAAAAATTCTTGAAGGATAGAAGGAAGAAGAATGCTGCGAAAGACCACAGGTACATGCCTTACCGAAGGCCTGGCAAGGATGACCAACCAGAGTAG